A genomic stretch from Schaalia odontolytica includes:
- a CDS encoding phospholipase D-like domain-containing protein codes for MMPPHPETPLWAWLLLGALEFAIRAVALGVVPKHRRASTSTAWLLLIFLWPLVGVPLYFIFGSWWAMGRRLDDDPEARQLVDAIVAASTASEPVSYQVPDAPDGLPAGSDDDTASIMRLSGNLSGFPASVGRVGQLYNDTADTFRAMAASVDTATHHVNLLYYQTSWDEYTAPLYEALERAAARGVTVRLLVDHHGMRTIPGYKDFRRRLGTSGIEWHEMLPFAPLRGQIRRPDLRNHRKILVVDGREAYVGSHNLVAPDYDTPSYAKAGMLYDDTSVSVTGPIVAQVQAVFAVDWYYACKEILTVDVLTPPAAQVAAEGEDEQASAMQIIPSGPAFTGEPNLRAFVHMISLARTHVSITSPYFIPDEALMTALTNAALSGVEVELFVSEQFDQFLVGHAQRSYYGPLLKAGVRIHLYRKPRMLHSKYMIVDGSLCFIGSSNMDVRSFGLNYEIVLVADSSRLVEMLHGNDERTRQQSRELTYEEWRGQPWHVHYVDNVCRLGSSLL; via the coding sequence ATGATGCCGCCACACCCTGAAACGCCGCTGTGGGCGTGGCTCCTCTTAGGGGCCCTCGAGTTCGCCATCCGCGCTGTCGCCCTGGGCGTCGTGCCGAAGCACCGCCGCGCCTCGACCTCGACCGCGTGGCTGCTTCTGATCTTCCTGTGGCCCCTCGTGGGCGTGCCGCTCTACTTCATCTTTGGTTCGTGGTGGGCGATGGGGCGCCGACTGGACGATGATCCGGAGGCCCGCCAGCTCGTCGACGCCATCGTGGCCGCCTCGACCGCGTCCGAACCCGTGTCCTACCAGGTACCGGATGCTCCCGACGGCTTGCCCGCAGGCTCTGACGACGACACTGCGTCGATCATGCGCCTGTCGGGAAACCTGAGCGGTTTCCCCGCATCGGTGGGACGGGTCGGACAGCTCTACAATGACACCGCCGACACGTTCCGGGCGATGGCCGCCAGCGTAGATACGGCCACGCATCACGTGAACCTCCTGTACTACCAGACGTCCTGGGACGAGTACACGGCCCCCTTGTATGAGGCCCTCGAGCGCGCGGCGGCTCGTGGCGTCACCGTGCGCCTCCTCGTCGACCACCACGGCATGCGCACGATCCCCGGCTACAAGGATTTCCGTCGACGCCTGGGCACCAGTGGTATCGAGTGGCACGAGATGCTGCCCTTTGCGCCGCTGCGTGGGCAGATCCGACGTCCCGACCTGCGCAACCACCGCAAGATCCTGGTTGTCGACGGTCGCGAGGCCTACGTGGGTTCCCACAACCTCGTGGCCCCCGACTACGACACTCCCTCGTACGCGAAGGCCGGCATGCTCTACGACGACACGAGCGTGTCCGTCACCGGCCCGATCGTCGCCCAGGTCCAGGCGGTCTTCGCCGTGGACTGGTACTACGCGTGCAAGGAGATCCTCACCGTCGACGTCCTCACCCCACCCGCCGCGCAGGTGGCCGCCGAGGGTGAGGACGAGCAGGCCTCGGCGATGCAGATTATCCCGTCCGGTCCCGCGTTCACGGGAGAGCCGAACCTGCGCGCCTTCGTCCACATGATTTCGTTGGCGCGCACGCACGTGTCGATCACGAGCCCCTACTTCATCCCGGACGAGGCGCTCATGACCGCCCTGACGAACGCGGCGCTGTCGGGCGTGGAGGTCGAGCTTTTCGTCTCCGAGCAATTCGACCAGTTCCTGGTCGGCCACGCGCAGCGCTCGTACTATGGGCCGCTGCTCAAGGCGGGCGTGCGCATCCACCTGTACCGCAAGCCGCGGATGCTGCACTCCAAGTACATGATCGTCGACGGCAGCCTGTGCTTCATTGGATCGTCCAACATGGATGTGCGCTCCTTCGGACTCAACTACGAGATCGTGCTCGTCGCCGACAGCTCGCGCCTGGTGGAGATGCTGCATGGCAACGACGAGCGCACACGTCAGCAGTCGCGCGAACTGACCTACGAGGAGTGGCGCGGCCAGCCGTGGCACGTCCACTACGTCGACAACGTGTGCCGTCTGGGGAGTTCGCTCCTGTGA
- a CDS encoding class I SAM-dependent methyltransferase yields MSAPDNEAVAGRAATTHSCPQYGDRDTISNGVSDSLDVNPFVGEGGAYDSVRPAYPDEAVAALIDAARRGRGVNAPGQGSPLRAADIGAGTGKMSELLARGGLLVDAVEPSEAMRAQASSVEGVRWHDGVGEDTGLPNGLYDIVVFAQSWHWMDSERAGLEAARVLAPGGMLAIVWNQMAVSISWVHRLTRIMRSGDVHRPDRPPTPGGGFAPMTLTQVAWEDRMTPEEILTLGTTRSSYIRSSEAGRARMQENLRWYLYEHLGYAPGEQVAIPYATLVWLTHL; encoded by the coding sequence GTGAGCGCTCCCGACAACGAGGCTGTGGCGGGGCGCGCGGCCACCACTCATTCGTGTCCTCAGTACGGGGATCGTGACACGATATCGAACGGCGTGTCCGATTCCCTCGATGTGAACCCCTTCGTCGGGGAGGGGGGCGCCTACGACTCGGTGCGCCCCGCCTACCCGGACGAGGCCGTGGCCGCGTTGATCGATGCCGCGCGGCGCGGGCGGGGGGTGAATGCTCCGGGGCAGGGCAGCCCTCTGCGTGCCGCCGACATCGGTGCGGGCACCGGAAAGATGAGCGAGCTCCTGGCTCGCGGCGGTCTCCTCGTGGACGCGGTCGAGCCCTCCGAGGCGATGCGCGCTCAGGCCTCGTCTGTCGAAGGTGTGAGGTGGCACGACGGTGTCGGGGAAGACACGGGGTTACCGAACGGCCTGTATGACATCGTTGTGTTTGCCCAGTCCTGGCATTGGATGGATTCTGAGCGTGCGGGCCTCGAGGCGGCCCGGGTCCTCGCGCCCGGAGGCATGCTCGCGATCGTGTGGAATCAGATGGCCGTGTCGATCTCGTGGGTGCATCGCCTCACCCGCATCATGCGCTCGGGCGACGTGCACCGCCCCGACAGGCCGCCCACGCCGGGCGGGGGCTTCGCCCCGATGACCCTCACCCAGGTCGCGTGGGAGGACCGGATGACCCCCGAGGAGATCCTCACCCTGGGCACGACCCGTTCCTCGTATATCCGTTCGTCGGAGGCGGGGCGTGCGCGCATGCAGGAGAACCTGCGCTGGTACCTCTACGAGCACCTCGGCTACGCGCCGGGGGAGCAGGTCGCTATCCCGTATGCGACGCTCGTCTGGCTCACCCATCTGTGA
- a CDS encoding DUF2185 domain-containing protein, whose product MTTFINNAGAAIVSRKIVERTGNIKWLTREDPFAPQDSGWRVLSDRDTAEYLDDPKNMTVVDFNELCDIEPACIGIYDLPIGSDIQLVVEPDGRRRWFDNKTKKEISFR is encoded by the coding sequence ATGACCACATTCATTAACAACGCCGGCGCGGCCATCGTCTCTCGCAAGATTGTTGAGCGCACAGGCAACATCAAGTGGCTGACCCGCGAGGACCCCTTCGCCCCTCAGGACTCCGGCTGGCGCGTCCTGTCCGACCGCGACACCGCCGAGTACCTGGACGATCCTAAGAACATGACCGTCGTTGACTTTAACGAGCTGTGCGACATTGAGCCCGCCTGCATCGGTATCTACGACCTGCCGATCGGCTCCGACATTCAACTCGTCGTCGAGCCCGACGGACGTCGGCGATGGTTCGATAACAAGACCAAGAAGGAGATTTCCTTCCGCTAA
- a CDS encoding ankyrin repeat domain-containing protein, whose product MTSIFAVAHRGTFDQFKALFADGDEKRVRWGKSLFIEALSNTDPAQRYPLCDFLLDHDCVLDAGTTDGTNPFHILFAQGARDVDRDVALCRRLLDRGVALGQPDKNGCIPLVHLISTQEYSDEELTPLYDLVFASPDPGFDIELTGSHDTMYDVARRWPHRQALADRIARYLAAGSEKHTKEHA is encoded by the coding sequence ATGACGTCTATCTTTGCGGTCGCGCACAGGGGAACCTTCGATCAATTCAAGGCGCTGTTTGCCGACGGGGACGAAAAGCGCGTGCGGTGGGGCAAGAGCCTCTTCATCGAGGCGCTCAGCAACACCGATCCCGCGCAGCGTTACCCGTTGTGCGACTTCCTGCTAGACCACGATTGCGTTCTCGATGCCGGCACCACGGACGGAACGAACCCGTTCCATATTCTCTTCGCGCAAGGCGCGCGCGACGTCGACCGGGACGTCGCGCTATGCCGCCGCCTCCTGGATCGAGGCGTAGCGCTCGGTCAACCGGACAAGAACGGGTGTATCCCCCTCGTTCACCTGATCTCCACGCAGGAGTACTCCGACGAAGAGCTCACCCCCCTGTACGACCTCGTCTTCGCGTCTCCCGACCCCGGTTTCGACATCGAGCTGACGGGCTCACACGACACCATGTACGACGTCGCTCGCCGTTGGCCCCATCGCCAGGCCTTGGCTGATCGCATTGCACGCTACCTCGCGGCCGGAAGCGAGAAACACACAAAGGAACACGCATGA